The segment CGCCACCATCGCTGCCACGCGGCCATTGCTCATGGGGTTATCTCCTGCTGCCGCACCGGTAAAAATCATCTTCGCCTGCGGATAACGTCGCCATTGACGCACCCCTTCAGCCACCCGAGGCAGACTATTCCCAATCAGGTTCGAACTGGGTGCCCATTCCGGATTAAAGGTGTATCCGCCACCCAACACCACGATATAATCGACGCTGACAGAACGGTTCCAGGTCGGATAGGCCTTTTCCAGTGGCAGCAACAGGCGATCGGCTACCGGTTGCAGGCTGAGTAACAGCAGCAACAGCCAACTGATTGATATCAGGATTTTGCCGCTTTTCTGCCAGCGGCTGAACCAGAGCAATAAAAGTCCGGCTGCCATCAACGACAGCAGCAGTGGCAAGGGCAGTAACATTCCCCCGATCACTTTTTTTAACGTGAAAAACATCGAAAATTGCTCCTTTTGGCCGAAAAAACAGCAGCCAGACACTAACCACGGGATGAAAGGTTCATTCTTATTGCGCCTGTGACAAAATAGCACAAGTTGAAGGCAGCAGAACGGAGCGACCAGCATGCAGGATCGTAACTTTGACGATCTCGCGGAGAGATTTTCAAAGAACATATATGGCACCAAAAAAGGCATGGTGCGTCAGGCGATCCTGTGGGATGAGCTGGATACGTTGTTGCCGACGCTGCCCGCCGGGCCGCTGTCGGTGCTGGATGCCGGTGGCGGAGTAGGGCAAATCTCCAGCGGTCTGGCGGCGCGCGGCCATCAGGTGTTGTTGTGTGATCTGTCTGCGGAGATGTTGAAGCTGGCGGAAGCGCATGCCCTTGCCGAGGGTGTGAGCCACAACATGCAATTCAAACAAATTAGCGCGCAACAGGTCGGCGAACATTTGGATAAGCCAGTTGATCTGGTATTGTTTCACGCTGTGCTGGAATGGGTCGCGCAACCCGAGGTGGTATTGCAGGCGTTATGGCACACCCTGAAGCCCGGTGGCGTGTTGTCGCTGATGTTTTTTAATCGCCATGCCTTAACCATGCGCCTGCTGACCCTTGGCAATTTCGGCTATCTACAGGCCAATATGTCCAAGCGCAAGAAGCGCACGCTGTCGCCCGATTATCCACGCGATCCCGAAGAGGTGTATCGCTGGCTGACAGATTGTGGATTTGAGATTGAACAGCGCGCTGGCATTCGTGTCTTTTGTGACTACATGAAAGAACAGTCTGCCGCC is part of the Pantoea phytobeneficialis genome and harbors:
- the elyC gene encoding envelope biogenesis factor ElyC: MFFTLKKVIGGMLLPLPLLLSLMAAGLLLLWFSRWQKSGKILISISWLLLLLLSLQPVADRLLLPLEKAYPTWNRSVSVDYIVVLGGGYTFNPEWAPSSNLIGNSLPRVAEGVRQWRRYPQAKMIFTGAAAGDNPMSNGRVAAMVAESLGVPDSAIIVLDQPKDTREEAQAVKIAVGQHPFLLVTSANHLPRAMQFFQRAGLNPLAAPANQLAITSPLNGWERAIPSPLWLSHSERAIYETLGQAWQSLRGDDLTSSQPGE
- the cmoM gene encoding tRNA uridine 5-oxyacetic acid(34) methyltransferase CmoM; the protein is MQDRNFDDLAERFSKNIYGTKKGMVRQAILWDELDTLLPTLPAGPLSVLDAGGGVGQISSGLAARGHQVLLCDLSAEMLKLAEAHALAEGVSHNMQFKQISAQQVGEHLDKPVDLVLFHAVLEWVAQPEVVLQALWHTLKPGGVLSLMFFNRHALTMRLLTLGNFGYLQANMSKRKKRTLSPDYPRDPEEVYRWLTDCGFEIEQRAGIRVFCDYMKEQSAAVKDVESIIEMERRYCRQEPFLSLGRYIHVTARKPR